The following coding sequences lie in one Phycicoccus duodecadis genomic window:
- the rho gene encoding transcription termination factor Rho, with translation MRLAELQGLASSMGISGTAKMRKGDLVAAIRARQNGDGVPASSAPAEAPAVRTERPAAESAPAARPADEEQGAQAPRGAGRSRRSRSEQTRTAPPRGEQERPEQERPGQERPGQGRPEQDRPEQGRPEQDRPARAEYSRQGRDEQPARERQQSRDDQHGRDEQPARERQQGRDEQPGRDRDRPSNRDGQQANQGPQGQDGQNRFADDDESGRGRRRRNRGRNRDKRRPQDAQGVQGLPGVSQAPVESEPQIHEDDVLVPVAGILDILDTYAFVRTTGYLPGSSDIYVPIQMVKRHGLRKGDAVTGAIKAAREGEEPQQQTVGSRNNRQKYTPLARLDTVNAMSPDDARRRPEFGKLTPLYPQDRLRLETDQNLLTTRIIDLVAPIGKGQRGLIVAPAKAGKTMVMQSIANAITTNNPECHLMVVLVDERPEEVTDMQRAVKGEVISSTFDRPAEDHTTVAELAIERAKRLVEMGHDVVVLLDSITKLGRAYNLSAPASGRILSGGVDSAALYPPKKFFGAARNIENGGSLTILATALVETGSRMDEVIFEEFKGTGNMELKLDRQLANRRIFPAVDINNSGTRREEILLAPDELKIMWKLRRVLAALDSQQGIELLLDRLKKTRNNFEFLTQVQQTSSNRLDDDA, from the coding sequence ATGCGGCTCGCAGAGCTCCAGGGGCTCGCCTCGAGCATGGGCATCAGCGGCACGGCCAAGATGCGCAAGGGCGACCTCGTCGCCGCCATCCGGGCCCGCCAGAACGGTGACGGCGTTCCGGCCTCCTCCGCTCCGGCTGAGGCGCCGGCGGTGCGGACCGAGCGTCCGGCCGCCGAGTCCGCCCCGGCGGCACGCCCCGCCGACGAGGAGCAGGGCGCGCAGGCTCCGCGCGGCGCCGGTCGCAGCCGCCGCTCGCGCTCCGAGCAGACCCGCACCGCGCCCCCGCGCGGCGAGCAGGAGCGTCCCGAGCAGGAGCGTCCCGGGCAGGAGCGTCCCGGGCAGGGCCGTCCCGAGCAGGACCGTCCTGAGCAGGGCCGTCCCGAGCAGGACCGCCCGGCACGGGCCGAGTACTCGCGCCAGGGTCGCGACGAGCAGCCGGCGCGCGAGCGCCAGCAGAGCCGCGACGACCAGCACGGGCGCGACGAGCAGCCGGCGCGCGAGCGCCAGCAGGGCCGCGACGAGCAGCCGGGCCGCGACCGTGACCGCCCGTCGAACCGGGACGGCCAGCAGGCCAACCAGGGCCCGCAGGGACAGGACGGCCAGAACCGCTTCGCCGACGACGACGAGAGCGGCCGCGGTCGCCGCCGTCGCAACCGGGGTCGCAACCGCGACAAGCGCCGGCCGCAGGACGCGCAGGGCGTGCAGGGCCTGCCGGGCGTCAGCCAGGCACCCGTCGAGAGCGAGCCGCAGATCCACGAGGACGACGTGCTCGTCCCCGTGGCCGGCATCCTCGACATCCTCGACACCTACGCCTTCGTCCGCACGACCGGCTACCTGCCCGGCAGCAGCGACATCTACGTGCCGATCCAGATGGTCAAGCGCCACGGCCTGCGCAAGGGCGACGCCGTCACCGGCGCCATCAAGGCCGCTCGCGAGGGCGAGGAGCCGCAGCAGCAGACCGTGGGCTCGCGCAACAACCGGCAGAAGTACACCCCGCTCGCGCGCCTCGACACCGTGAACGCGATGTCGCCTGACGACGCCCGTCGCCGGCCCGAGTTCGGCAAGCTGACGCCGCTCTACCCGCAGGACCGGCTGCGGCTGGAGACCGACCAGAACCTGCTGACCACGCGCATCATCGACCTCGTCGCCCCCATCGGCAAGGGCCAGCGCGGGCTCATCGTCGCCCCGGCCAAGGCCGGCAAGACGATGGTGATGCAGTCGATCGCCAACGCCATCACGACCAACAACCCCGAGTGCCACCTCATGGTCGTCCTGGTCGACGAGCGGCCCGAGGAGGTCACCGACATGCAGCGCGCCGTCAAGGGCGAGGTCATCTCCTCGACCTTCGACCGGCCCGCCGAGGACCACACCACGGTGGCCGAGCTCGCGATCGAGCGCGCCAAGCGCCTGGTCGAGATGGGCCACGACGTCGTCGTGCTCCTCGACTCGATCACCAAGCTCGGGCGCGCCTACAACCTGTCGGCCCCCGCGAGCGGGCGCATCCTCTCCGGTGGCGTCGACTCGGCCGCGCTCTACCCGCCGAAGAAGTTCTTCGGGGCCGCGCGCAACATCGAGAACGGCGGCTCGCTCACCATCCTCGCCACGGCGCTCGTCGAGACCGGCTCGCGGATGGACGAGGTGATCTTCGAGGAGTTCAAGGGCACCGGCAACATGGAGCTCAAGCTCGACCGCCAGCTGGCCAACCGGCGCATCTTCCCGGCGGTCGACATCAACAACTCGGGGACCCGGCGCGAGGAGATCCTGCTCGCGCCCGACGAGCTGAAGATCATGTGGAAGCTGCGCCGCGTCCTCGCGGCGCTGGACTCGCAGCAGGGCATCGAGCTGCTGCTCGACCGGCTGAAGAAGACGCGCAACAACTTCGAGTTCCTCACCCAGGTGCAGCAGACGAGCTCGAACAGGCTCGACGACGACGCCTGA
- the thrB gene encoding homoserine kinase, protein MSAVLPVGASVRVRVPASSANLGPGFDSVGCALGLWDECTATVVAEPGLVVTVEGEGAGAVPLDDSHLVVRAMRAAWADLGVPTPSGLRLACRNAVPHGRGMGSSATAIVTGIVAAQALADIGAGRTDGEVDLAFTNDLAARLEGHPDNASASIFGGVTLSWTGGDGRTSTVRLPVHPGIAPVVLAPQTQLSTARARSVLPQQVRLADAAANSARAALLTHAVTSAPAYLLEATRDWLHQEARRPSYPASMALVDRLRTGGHAAAISGAGPSVIVLATAATVEVVRSHAPAGWRALAPGIPPGGAQVEVLAGG, encoded by the coding sequence GTGAGCGCGGTGCTGCCCGTGGGCGCCTCCGTGCGGGTGCGCGTCCCCGCGAGCAGCGCCAACCTCGGCCCCGGCTTCGACTCGGTGGGCTGCGCCCTCGGGCTCTGGGACGAGTGCACGGCGACGGTGGTCGCCGAGCCCGGGCTCGTCGTCACCGTCGAGGGCGAGGGGGCCGGCGCGGTCCCGCTCGACGACAGCCACCTGGTGGTGCGGGCGATGCGGGCCGCCTGGGCCGACCTGGGTGTACCGACACCGTCCGGGCTCCGCCTGGCCTGTCGCAACGCCGTGCCGCACGGGCGCGGGATGGGCTCCTCGGCCACCGCGATCGTCACCGGCATCGTCGCGGCCCAGGCCCTGGCCGACATCGGCGCGGGCCGCACCGACGGCGAGGTCGACCTCGCGTTCACCAACGACCTCGCGGCGCGGCTCGAGGGGCACCCCGACAACGCCTCGGCCAGCATCTTCGGCGGGGTCACCCTCTCGTGGACCGGGGGCGACGGCCGCACCAGCACCGTGCGGCTGCCCGTGCACCCCGGCATCGCGCCGGTCGTCCTCGCCCCGCAGACCCAGCTCTCGACGGCCCGCGCGCGCTCGGTGCTCCCGCAGCAGGTCCGCCTGGCCGACGCCGCCGCCAACTCGGCCCGGGCCGCCCTGCTGACCCACGCCGTGACCTCTGCGCCCGCGTACCTCCTCGAGGCCACCCGCGACTGGCTGCACCAGGAGGCCAGGCGCCCGTCCTACCCCGCGTCGATGGCGCTGGTCGACCGGCTGCGCACCGGCGGCCACGCGGCCGCGATCTCGGGCGCGGGCCCCTCCGTCATCGTGCTCGCGACCGCGGCCACCGTCGAGGTCGTGCGGTCCCACGCGCCCGCCGGATGGCGCGCGCTGGCCCCCGGCATCCCGCCCGGCGGGGCGCAGGTCGAGGTGCTCGCGGGCGGCTGA
- the thrC gene encoding threonine synthase translates to MAHQWRGVIREYADRLPSLAGAPVVTLHEGGTPLIACEGLSELTGASVHVKYEGLNPTASFKDRGMTAAISAAKLNGARAVICASTGNTSASAAAYAVKAGMTCAVLVPDGKIAMGKLSQAIAHGATLIQVEGNFDDCLTVARKLAESYPVELVNSVNPARIEGQKTAAFEVVDALGDAPDIHVLPVGNAGNITAYWRGYCEYASPTVGLGGAVLDPVATRRPAMWGFQAAGAAPIVLGHPVDDPETIATAIRIGNPASWRQAEAARDESGGLIDSVTDDEILEAHRLLSSTEGIFVEPGSAASIAGLLKMHRAGRIPRDATIVCTVTGHGLKDPQWALRTADGSEVVPVRVPVDAYSVASALGLDG, encoded by the coding sequence GTGGCACACCAGTGGCGCGGAGTCATCCGCGAGTACGCCGACCGCCTCCCGAGCCTGGCCGGCGCACCGGTCGTGACCCTGCACGAGGGCGGGACCCCGCTCATCGCCTGTGAGGGCCTCTCGGAGCTCACCGGCGCGAGCGTGCACGTCAAGTACGAGGGGCTGAACCCCACCGCGTCGTTCAAGGACCGCGGGATGACGGCCGCCATCTCGGCCGCCAAGCTCAACGGGGCGCGGGCGGTCATCTGCGCGAGCACCGGCAACACCTCGGCCAGTGCGGCCGCCTACGCGGTGAAGGCCGGGATGACGTGCGCCGTCCTGGTCCCCGACGGCAAGATCGCGATGGGCAAGCTCAGCCAGGCGATCGCCCACGGCGCCACCCTGATCCAGGTCGAGGGCAACTTCGACGACTGCCTCACGGTCGCCCGCAAGCTGGCCGAGTCGTACCCGGTCGAGCTGGTCAACTCGGTCAACCCCGCGCGCATCGAGGGCCAGAAGACGGCGGCCTTCGAGGTCGTCGACGCGCTCGGCGACGCCCCGGACATCCACGTGCTGCCGGTGGGCAACGCCGGCAACATCACCGCGTACTGGCGCGGCTACTGCGAGTACGCCTCTCCCACAGTCGGACTCGGGGGAGCGGTACTCGATCCCGTGGCCACCCGCCGGCCGGCGATGTGGGGCTTCCAGGCCGCCGGCGCCGCGCCCATCGTGCTCGGCCACCCGGTCGACGACCCCGAGACCATCGCCACCGCCATCCGCATCGGCAACCCCGCGTCGTGGCGTCAGGCCGAGGCGGCCCGCGACGAGTCCGGCGGTCTCATCGACAGCGTCACCGACGACGAGATCCTCGAGGCGCACCGTCTGCTCTCCTCCACCGAGGGGATCTTCGTCGAGCCGGGCTCGGCCGCGAGCATCGCCGGGCTGCTCAAGATGCACCGCGCCGGGCGCATCCCGCGCGACGCCACGATCGTGTGCACCGTCACCGGCCACGGCCTCAAGGACCCGCAGTGGGCCCTGCGCACCGCCGACGGCTCCGAGGTCGTGCCCGTGCGGGTGCCGGTCGACGCCTACTCGGTCGCGTCCGCGCTGGGGCTCGACGGGTGA
- a CDS encoding homoserine dehydrogenase, with amino-acid sequence MAHEPGAPLRVALLGCGVVGSAVARMLVEQADDLAARAGARLEIVGIAVRRPQRPRPDVPVDPALFTADAEELVTRADVVIEVIGGIDPARALILRAMEHGASVVSANKALLAEDGPTLYDTAARYGVDLYYEAAVAGAIPILRPIQESLAGDHVRKVMGIVNGTTNFVLDAMDVSGAGFAETVAQAQALGYAEADPTADIEGFDAAAKAAILASLAFHTRVSAADVHREGITEVTAADIRAARENDCVVKLLAICERVTADGTDAVSVRVHPAMVPRSHPLASVREAFNAVFVESAAAGELMFYGRGAGGDPTASAVLGDVVAVARHRVAGGRGPGESAYADLPVVDMGQAVTRYHISLDVADRPGVLAQVAAAFADHGVSIETVRQQAVAGEGERAKLIVVTHRASDAALSATVSALGSLDAVDDVASVMRVEGA; translated from the coding sequence ATGGCGCACGAACCCGGTGCCCCCCTGCGCGTGGCCCTGCTGGGCTGCGGTGTCGTCGGCTCGGCGGTCGCCCGGATGCTCGTCGAGCAGGCCGACGACCTGGCCGCCCGCGCCGGCGCCCGCCTCGAGATCGTCGGCATCGCCGTGCGCCGCCCGCAGCGTCCCCGGCCCGACGTCCCGGTCGACCCGGCCCTCTTCACCGCCGACGCCGAGGAGCTCGTCACCCGGGCCGACGTCGTCATCGAGGTGATCGGCGGCATCGACCCCGCGCGGGCGCTCATCCTGCGGGCCATGGAGCACGGTGCCTCGGTGGTGTCGGCCAACAAGGCGCTGCTCGCCGAGGACGGCCCGACCCTCTACGACACGGCGGCCCGGTACGGCGTCGACCTCTACTACGAGGCGGCCGTCGCGGGCGCCATCCCGATCCTGCGCCCCATCCAGGAGTCGCTGGCCGGCGACCACGTCCGCAAGGTCATGGGCATCGTCAACGGCACCACCAACTTCGTGCTCGACGCGATGGACGTCTCCGGGGCGGGCTTCGCCGAGACCGTGGCGCAGGCCCAGGCGCTGGGCTACGCCGAGGCCGACCCCACCGCCGACATCGAAGGCTTCGACGCCGCCGCCAAGGCGGCCATCCTGGCCAGTCTCGCCTTCCACACCCGCGTCTCGGCCGCCGACGTGCACCGCGAGGGCATCACCGAGGTCACCGCCGCCGACATCCGGGCGGCGCGCGAGAACGACTGCGTCGTCAAGCTGCTCGCGATCTGCGAGCGGGTGACCGCCGACGGCACCGATGCCGTGAGCGTGCGGGTGCACCCCGCGATGGTGCCGCGCAGCCACCCGCTCGCGAGTGTGCGCGAAGCCTTCAACGCGGTCTTCGTCGAGTCGGCGGCGGCCGGAGAGCTGATGTTCTACGGTCGCGGCGCCGGCGGTGATCCCACCGCCTCGGCGGTGCTCGGCGACGTGGTCGCCGTGGCGCGTCACCGGGTGGCGGGCGGCCGAGGCCCGGGGGAGTCGGCCTACGCCGACCTGCCGGTGGTCGACATGGGACAGGCCGTCACGCGGTACCACATCAGCCTCGACGTGGCCGACCGTCCGGGCGTGCTCGCGCAGGTCGCGGCGGCCTTCGCCGACCACGGCGTCTCGATCGAGACCGTGCGCCAGCAGGCCGTGGCGGGCGAGGGCGAGCGGGCCAAGCTCATCGTCGTCACCCACCGCGCCAGCGACGCCGCCCTGTCGGCCACCGTCTCGGCGCTGGGCTCGCTCGACGCCGTCGACGACGTCGCCTCCGTCATGCGCGTGGAAGGGGCCTGA
- the lysA gene encoding diaminopimelate decarboxylase: protein MRSHEAGALHAEGYGGPPLYLPYPADVMELLPQLWASSVARDDAGRLTVAGIDVVTLAAEHGTAAYVLDEDDFRSRAGAFRDGFASAFERFGGADVYYAGKAFLCTAVARWVQEEGLFLDVCTGGELAVAQRVGFPGERIAFHGNNKTVAELRAALEYGVGRIVVDSFHEIERVVALAAELGVRARVMVRVTVGVEAHTHEFIATGHEDQKFGFSLAGGQAMEAVGRLLAHPEAVELLGLHSHIGSQIFDTGGFEAAVHRLVGLHAQVEAEHGVSMPEMDLGGGYGIAYTSQHTPLPPAVLAEAMADIVEREFKVLGDGDNTRVPRVSVEPGRAIVGPSTFTLYEVGTVKRVELGGGHARTYVAVDGGMSDNARPALYEADYSCTLASRRSTAEPVLARVVGRHCESGDIVVLDEYLPADIAPGDLVAVPGTGAYCRSLSSQYNHTPRPPVVAVRGGRSRVVVRRETIDDLLALDVADA, encoded by the coding sequence ATGCGTTCCCACGAGGCCGGCGCCCTCCACGCCGAGGGGTACGGCGGCCCGCCGCTCTACCTGCCCTACCCGGCCGACGTCATGGAGCTGCTGCCGCAGCTGTGGGCGTCCTCGGTCGCGCGGGACGACGCCGGCCGCCTCACGGTGGCGGGCATCGACGTCGTGACGCTGGCCGCGGAGCACGGCACCGCCGCGTACGTCCTCGACGAGGACGACTTCCGTTCCCGGGCAGGCGCTTTCCGTGACGGCTTCGCGTCCGCCTTCGAGCGCTTCGGCGGCGCCGACGTGTACTACGCCGGCAAGGCCTTCCTGTGCACCGCCGTCGCCCGGTGGGTGCAGGAGGAGGGGCTGTTCCTGGACGTGTGCACCGGCGGCGAGCTGGCCGTGGCCCAGCGGGTCGGGTTCCCGGGGGAGCGGATCGCGTTCCACGGCAACAACAAGACCGTCGCCGAGCTGCGCGCCGCGCTCGAGTACGGCGTCGGCCGCATCGTCGTCGACTCCTTCCACGAGATCGAGCGGGTGGTCGCGCTGGCCGCCGAGCTCGGCGTCCGGGCCCGCGTGATGGTGCGGGTCACCGTCGGCGTCGAGGCGCACACCCACGAGTTCATCGCGACCGGCCACGAGGACCAGAAGTTCGGCTTCAGCCTCGCGGGCGGGCAGGCGATGGAGGCGGTCGGGCGCCTGCTCGCGCACCCGGAGGCCGTCGAGCTGCTCGGGCTGCACAGCCACATCGGGAGCCAGATCTTCGACACCGGCGGCTTCGAGGCGGCGGTGCACCGGCTGGTCGGGCTGCACGCGCAGGTCGAGGCCGAGCACGGGGTGTCGATGCCCGAGATGGACCTCGGCGGCGGCTACGGCATCGCCTACACCTCGCAGCACACCCCGCTGCCGCCGGCCGTGCTGGCCGAGGCGATGGCCGACATCGTCGAGCGCGAGTTCAAGGTGCTGGGCGACGGCGACAACACCCGGGTGCCGCGGGTCTCGGTCGAGCCCGGGCGCGCCATCGTCGGCCCCAGCACCTTCACCCTGTACGAGGTCGGCACCGTCAAGCGGGTCGAGCTCGGCGGCGGTCACGCCCGCACGTACGTGGCGGTCGACGGCGGGATGAGCGACAACGCGCGCCCCGCCCTCTACGAGGCCGACTACTCCTGCACCCTGGCGAGCCGCCGCTCCACCGCCGAGCCGGTGCTGGCGCGGGTGGTGGGGCGGCACTGCGAGAGCGGCGACATCGTCGTCCTCGACGAGTACCTCCCGGCCGACATCGCCCCGGGCGACCTGGTGGCGGTCCCCGGTACCGGCGCCTACTGCCGCAGCCTGTCGAGCCAGTACAACCACACCCCGCGACCGCCGGTCGTGGCCGTCCGTGGCGGCCGCAGCCGCGTCGTCGTACGTCGTGAGACGATCGACGACCTGCTCGCCCTCGACGTGGCGGACGCGTGA
- the argS gene encoding arginine--tRNA ligase: MTPEELSTAIRGALQSAVDAGDLTAPVPAEVRVERPRSREHGDWATNIALQLAKPAGMPPRAVAELLAARLGAVPGVAAVDVAGPGFLNISLDAASAGELARSIVEAGETYGHGTSESGRVVNLEFISANPTGPLHIGHTRWAALGDAMRRLLAATGAQVTAEYYINDAGAQMDKFGASVLARAAGQEPPEDGYPGEYVADRAREVLAQRPDLLDLPREEALAVARDLGYVAQLEAIRATLDRFGVHFDVWFSERTLHEGGAVGRAVERLRGQGHVFDQEGAVWLRTTDFTDDKDRVLIRANGEPTYFAADAAYYLSKKDRGFDEKVYLLGADHHGYINRLKAIAACAGDDPEHNIEVKIGQLVAIAGQRMGKRLGNAIYMDELIEWIGSDAVRYSLSRYPSDSPLSLDGEELRKQTNDNPVFYVQYAHARTANVARLAGEDGVRRDEGFDAALLTDPTEAALLAVLGDFPRVVAQAAHLLEPHRVARYLEELAARFHKWYDTCRVRPQNADEEVTDLHRTRLWLNDATGQVLANGLALLGVSAPDRM; this comes from the coding sequence GTGACCCCCGAAGAGCTCTCGACCGCCATCCGCGGTGCCCTCCAGTCCGCCGTCGACGCCGGTGACCTCACCGCGCCCGTGCCGGCCGAGGTCAGGGTCGAGCGTCCGCGCAGCCGCGAGCACGGCGACTGGGCCACCAACATCGCGCTCCAGCTGGCCAAGCCGGCCGGGATGCCGCCGCGCGCCGTCGCCGAGCTGCTGGCCGCCCGGCTCGGCGCCGTCCCCGGGGTCGCGGCCGTCGACGTCGCGGGCCCGGGCTTCCTCAACATCAGCCTCGACGCCGCGTCGGCCGGTGAGCTCGCGCGCAGCATCGTCGAGGCGGGGGAGACCTACGGCCACGGCACCAGCGAGTCCGGGCGGGTCGTCAACCTCGAGTTCATCTCGGCCAACCCCACCGGCCCGCTGCACATCGGCCACACCCGCTGGGCCGCCCTCGGCGACGCCATGCGCCGCCTCCTCGCGGCCACCGGCGCGCAGGTGACGGCCGAGTACTACATCAACGACGCCGGCGCCCAGATGGACAAGTTCGGCGCCTCGGTGCTGGCCCGGGCGGCCGGCCAGGAGCCCCCGGAGGACGGCTACCCCGGCGAGTACGTGGCCGACCGGGCCCGGGAGGTGCTGGCGCAGCGACCCGACCTGCTCGACCTCCCGCGCGAGGAGGCCCTGGCCGTGGCGCGCGACCTGGGGTACGTCGCCCAGCTCGAGGCCATCCGCGCCACCCTCGACCGGTTCGGCGTGCACTTCGACGTGTGGTTCTCCGAGCGCACCCTGCACGAGGGCGGCGCCGTCGGCCGGGCCGTCGAGCGGCTGCGCGGCCAGGGGCACGTCTTCGACCAGGAGGGTGCGGTCTGGCTGCGCACCACCGACTTCACCGACGACAAGGACCGCGTCCTCATCCGCGCCAACGGCGAGCCCACGTACTTCGCCGCCGACGCCGCCTACTACCTGAGCAAGAAGGACCGCGGCTTCGACGAGAAGGTCTACCTGCTCGGCGCCGACCACCACGGCTACATCAACCGGCTCAAGGCCATCGCGGCCTGCGCGGGCGACGACCCCGAGCACAACATCGAGGTCAAGATCGGCCAGCTCGTCGCCATCGCGGGGCAGCGGATGGGCAAGCGCCTCGGCAACGCCATCTACATGGACGAGCTCATCGAGTGGATCGGCTCCGATGCGGTGCGCTACTCGCTGTCGCGCTACCCCTCCGACAGCCCGCTCTCGCTCGACGGCGAGGAGCTGCGCAAGCAGACCAACGACAACCCGGTCTTCTACGTGCAGTACGCCCACGCGCGCACCGCGAACGTCGCGCGGCTCGCGGGTGAGGACGGAGTGCGCCGCGACGAGGGGTTCGACGCCGCGCTGCTCACCGACCCCACCGAGGCCGCCCTCCTCGCGGTCCTCGGCGACTTCCCGCGGGTCGTCGCGCAGGCGGCCCACCTGCTCGAGCCGCACCGGGTGGCACGCTACCTCGAGGAGCTCGCCGCGCGGTTCCACAAGTGGTACGACACCTGCCGCGTCCGCCCGCAGAACGCCGACGAGGAGGTCACCGACCTGCACCGCACGCGGCTCTGGCTCAACGACGCCACCGGGCAGGTCCTCGCCAACGGGCTGGCCCTGCTCGGCGTCAGCGCCCCCGACCGGATGTGA
- a CDS encoding response regulator: MQSGPEDPGAAALVLVCDDTEGIRRLLRINLELAGFAVEEASDGHQAMARLIDPHEPVPRVILLDQQMSPYDGWWAIAAIRSHPRLDTVPVVLITAASAGVTLRDATTAGFDAFLSKPFDPDEVVDTVSRLAAGGRRRRRRR; the protein is encoded by the coding sequence ATGCAATCCGGGCCGGAGGACCCCGGCGCTGCAGCGCTGGTCCTCGTGTGCGACGACACCGAGGGCATCCGCCGGCTCCTGCGGATCAACCTCGAGCTCGCCGGCTTCGCCGTGGAGGAGGCCAGTGACGGCCACCAGGCGATGGCCCGCCTCATCGACCCGCACGAGCCGGTGCCGCGCGTCATCCTGCTCGACCAGCAGATGTCGCCCTACGACGGCTGGTGGGCCATCGCGGCCATCCGCTCGCACCCGCGGCTCGACACCGTGCCGGTGGTGCTGATCACCGCCGCCAGCGCCGGGGTGACGCTGCGCGACGCCACGACCGCGGGCTTCGACGCCTTCCTGTCCAAGCCGTTCGACCCCGACGAGGTCGTCGACACCGTCTCACGGCTGGCGGCGGGCGGTCGGCGACGGCGGCGCCGCCGATAA
- a CDS encoding hemolysin family protein yields MTTVLVTVVLLAANAFFVGAEFAAMSARRSQLEPLADAGSKGARVALEALQRTGILLATCQLGITVCSVLLGAVSEAALHHAFVPVVERLGLSTVVADVVALALALAIVVFLHVVYGEMIPKNISIARPERAAIALVPPLVMVSKVVAPVIHAMDWTAKGAIRLFGVEPKDEISSTFTAAEVAHILDESRDEGLVGARDYERLGAALEFSDKDAADVGVGVSSLVTVTAEATPADVERLVAKHGYSRYPVLDDSGELSGYLHLKDVLYADDEERHEPVPGKRVRRMATVRPGDEVESVLQTMQQSGSHLARVVDDEGVVVGVVFLEDVIEELVGEVSDASQRS; encoded by the coding sequence ATGACCACCGTGCTCGTCACCGTCGTCCTGCTCGCGGCGAACGCGTTCTTCGTCGGCGCCGAGTTCGCCGCGATGTCGGCCCGGCGCAGCCAGCTCGAGCCGCTCGCCGACGCCGGCAGCAAGGGGGCCAGGGTCGCCCTCGAGGCGCTCCAGCGCACGGGCATCCTGCTGGCCACCTGCCAGCTGGGCATCACCGTCTGCTCGGTGCTGCTCGGTGCGGTCTCCGAGGCCGCCCTGCACCACGCCTTCGTGCCGGTCGTCGAGCGCCTCGGCCTGTCGACCGTGGTCGCCGACGTCGTGGCGCTCGCGCTGGCCCTGGCGATCGTGGTCTTCCTGCACGTCGTCTACGGCGAGATGATCCCCAAGAACATCTCCATCGCCCGGCCCGAGCGCGCCGCGATCGCGCTGGTGCCGCCGCTGGTGATGGTCTCGAAGGTCGTGGCCCCGGTCATCCACGCGATGGACTGGACCGCCAAGGGCGCCATCCGGCTCTTCGGGGTCGAGCCCAAGGACGAGATCTCGTCGACGTTCACCGCGGCCGAGGTCGCGCACATCCTCGACGAGTCCCGCGACGAGGGGCTGGTCGGGGCCCGCGACTACGAGCGGCTCGGCGCGGCGCTGGAGTTCAGCGACAAGGACGCCGCCGATGTGGGCGTGGGGGTGTCGTCGCTGGTCACCGTGACGGCCGAGGCGACCCCGGCCGATGTCGAGCGCCTGGTGGCCAAGCACGGCTACTCGCGCTACCCCGTGCTCGACGACTCCGGCGAGCTGTCGGGCTACCTGCACCTCAAGGACGTGCTGTACGCCGACGACGAGGAGCGCCACGAGCCGGTCCCCGGCAAACGGGTACGCCGGATGGCCACCGTCCGCCCGGGCGACGAGGTCGAGTCGGTGCTGCAGACCATGCAGCAGAGCGGCTCGCACCTGGCGCGCGTGGTCGACGACGAGGGTGTGGTCGTGGGGGTGGTCTTCCTCGAGGACGTCATCGAGGAGCTGGTCGGCGAGGTGTCCGACGCCTCACAGCGCTCCTGA